In one window of Blastocatellia bacterium DNA:
- the cas3 gene encoding CRISPR-associated helicase Cas3' — protein sequence MGADLTNCFFSHPGKLLQDHLHGVARKVLRRTESLPTNLNLKIAEVAALFHDLGKINPNFQAKLTPIKPQGYSGHSYLSAYALFCFAQSNQERIKEWCGDTPKKFLSLAAMIARHHGDLPNFADGIFNSRPFADLQKFLAERNPLPISDFLQLLLPHTKFEINESPDLSERIFRSARYVPMHINDSLAFFLETQFGFACLLESDKRDAGDNEDYKCERLKPYFQQNIAARIDEKLGSYKPDNDLNRARTRMREVAVHSLRSKLKEGRRVFTLSAPTGAGKTMMLLALAKEILGHDPALKVIYALPFLAITEQVEAVCKQVLYGLNEFDEGRLKDEVAVLRIDSRAENSRIEKLQGELETEQNEEKLAEFLRENFSVETFDHPFIVTTFVQVFETLVSNKNATLLRLPNFSRTIFLLDEIQALPPRLYIFFVALLDEFCRQFDSYAVVSTATMPYLKIKPKENVVNQPDNERAEKLFIGYMPPPEILSADCYKEDAFNRYTISNEKHISTVEQLADEIQSCGDSCLVILNTIDDTKRLYTLLQEFYGTDECVLLNTHFTLNDRRAKLNHCQQRLKDKKQIVLVSTQLIEAGVDIDFPVLYRDWCPLPNLIQSAGRCNRNGQYPDGGKVRVVALQSIGGRLSAELIYRGKDKKLLDFGSAEFPEFISEAEMKTVQEKYFEFVGTNLTIGEHEQTNINLHMTRHINKAEFETLGRFKLIDDQRFGEEYRYFIPQSFEDSRFEDLQQLAGIKRGNSFAEARKNRIAVEIKLREMAGDIVQFRLPRDKAFPAFSNDEVLGIRKLADNSDYSTELGIRLEGGGYIL from the coding sequence ATGGGTGCTGATCTAACAAACTGCTTTTTCTCTCATCCAGGCAAGCTGCTTCAAGACCACCTTCACGGTGTAGCACGAAAGGTTTTGCGACGCACTGAAAGTTTGCCTACGAACTTAAATCTCAAGATCGCTGAAGTCGCTGCGCTCTTTCATGACCTGGGAAAGATCAATCCGAATTTCCAAGCGAAGCTAACTCCGATTAAGCCGCAGGGATATTCCGGGCATTCGTATTTATCGGCTTACGCCCTATTCTGTTTCGCACAAAGCAATCAGGAAAGAATAAAGGAATGGTGCGGCGACACGCCTAAGAAATTCTTGAGCCTGGCCGCCATGATTGCACGGCACCATGGGGATTTGCCTAATTTTGCAGATGGTATTTTCAACTCGCGCCCATTTGCAGATTTGCAGAAGTTTTTGGCGGAAAGAAACCCCTTGCCGATTTCAGATTTCCTGCAACTTCTCCTGCCGCATACTAAATTCGAGATCAATGAATCGCCCGATTTGAGCGAGAGAATTTTCAGAAGTGCGCGATATGTACCAATGCATATTAATGACTCCCTCGCCTTTTTCCTTGAGACTCAATTCGGGTTTGCGTGTCTGCTTGAGTCAGACAAACGGGATGCTGGTGACAACGAAGATTACAAGTGTGAAAGGCTCAAGCCTTATTTTCAACAGAATATCGCCGCACGGATTGACGAGAAGCTCGGCAGTTACAAGCCTGATAATGACTTGAATCGTGCGCGCACGCGAATGCGAGAAGTAGCGGTTCACAGCTTGCGCTCAAAGTTGAAGGAAGGCAGGCGGGTTTTCACTCTGTCAGCTCCGACCGGCGCGGGCAAGACCATGATGCTGCTTGCTCTGGCGAAAGAAATTCTGGGGCACGATCCGGCGCTCAAGGTGATTTATGCATTACCCTTCCTGGCGATTACGGAACAGGTCGAAGCCGTTTGCAAACAAGTTTTATACGGCCTCAACGAGTTTGACGAAGGCAGATTAAAAGATGAGGTTGCGGTTTTACGCATTGATTCACGCGCGGAAAATTCGCGCATCGAAAAATTACAGGGCGAGTTGGAAACAGAACAAAATGAAGAGAAGCTGGCAGAATTTTTACGCGAAAACTTTTCTGTAGAGACTTTCGACCATCCGTTTATTGTCACCACCTTCGTCCAAGTCTTTGAAACATTAGTCAGCAATAAAAACGCGACGCTGCTTCGATTGCCCAACTTTTCACGCACGATCTTTCTATTAGATGAGATACAAGCATTGCCGCCACGCCTCTATATTTTTTTCGTGGCGTTGTTGGATGAATTCTGCCGTCAGTTCGACAGCTATGCAGTCGTATCTACCGCAACGATGCCGTATCTCAAAATCAAGCCAAAAGAGAATGTTGTCAATCAGCCCGATAATGAAAGGGCTGAAAAGCTTTTCATTGGCTATATGCCTCCACCAGAGATATTGAGCGCGGACTGCTACAAAGAAGATGCTTTCAACCGTTACACTATCAGCAATGAAAAGCATATTTCTACCGTCGAACAGCTTGCAGATGAAATCCAGAGTTGCGGTGATTCCTGTCTGGTGATTTTGAATACCATTGATGATACCAAGCGCCTTTACACATTACTGCAAGAGTTTTATGGGACTGATGAATGTGTTCTGCTCAATACTCACTTTACTCTTAATGATCGTCGCGCAAAATTGAATCATTGTCAGCAAAGGCTAAAGGACAAAAAACAGATCGTACTCGTTTCGACACAGTTGATTGAGGCAGGCGTGGACATTGACTTTCCCGTGTTATATCGGGACTGGTGTCCACTGCCAAACTTGATTCAATCTGCTGGACGTTGCAATCGCAATGGCCAATATCCTGATGGCGGCAAAGTTCGTGTCGTCGCTTTGCAAAGCATAGGCGGACGGCTTTCCGCCGAATTGATTTATCGTGGAAAGGACAAAAAGCTGCTTGATTTTGGCAGCGCAGAATTTCCAGAGTTTATTTCTGAGGCTGAAATGAAAACGGTTCAAGAAAAATACTTTGAGTTTGTCGGAACCAACCTGACTATCGGCGAGCATGAACAAACCAATATCAATCTACACATGACTCGGCATATAAATAAGGCGGAATTTGAAACCCTTGGAAGATTTAAACTGATAGATGACCAAAGATTTGGTGAAGAATATCGTTACTTCATCCCACAGAGTTTTGAAGATTCGAGATTTGAAGATTTGCAACAACTAGCCGGCATAAAAAGGGGGAATAGTTTTGCTGAAGCTAGGAAAAATCGTATCGCAGTTGAGATAAAACTGCGCGAAATGGCTGGCGACATTGTGCAGTTTCGTCTGCCGAGAGATAAGGCTTTTCCGGCGTTTTCTAATGACGAAGTTCTAGGAATAAGGAAATTGGCAGATAACAGCGACTACTCAACGGAATTGGGCATAAGGTTAGAAGGTGGCGGATACATTCTCTGA
- the cas7b gene encoding type I-B CRISPR-associated protein Cas7/Csh2, with protein MSNDNLPVQKSEILFLYESTYSIPNGDPFTGEQRYDDETKKVLVSDVRIKRFIRDYFIATGADIFVVSDKSALETDEKLKGSGAALRMRALKGKYGQDAEVQRAKAKGKAEIDTLRLMQKCIDVRLFGGISTEEGDAVNLTGPVQFALLNPSLNKADLRIHQNTSVFSSSEEKSRGAIGTTTVVPYSLNQIHGWINPYSARHTGLSEADVKEMFKALWESVNNANTRTKSNQNSLLLLQVVYAEPTKKLYGVDRFIKLEPKEKRDEQIRNSDDYSLDFSRLKEAVNSPVVSAVNFYTEKKELRDELNNASKFVEMSL; from the coding sequence ATGAGCAACGACAATCTTCCTGTGCAGAAGTCCGAAATTCTGTTCCTCTACGAGAGCACATATTCAATTCCGAATGGCGATCCTTTCACAGGCGAACAACGTTATGACGACGAGACCAAAAAAGTTCTTGTCAGCGATGTTCGCATCAAGCGGTTCATTCGCGATTACTTCATTGCGACAGGCGCTGATATTTTCGTCGTAAGCGACAAAAGCGCATTGGAGACGGATGAGAAGCTTAAAGGCTCGGGGGCGGCTTTGCGCATGCGAGCTTTGAAAGGCAAATACGGCCAGGATGCCGAGGTGCAGCGCGCGAAGGCCAAAGGCAAAGCTGAAATTGACACACTGAGGCTGATGCAAAAGTGTATCGATGTGCGATTGTTCGGAGGCATTTCTACTGAAGAAGGTGACGCGGTTAATCTTACAGGGCCTGTGCAGTTTGCTTTGCTCAACCCGTCGCTTAACAAGGCCGACCTGCGTATTCACCAAAACACCTCTGTCTTTTCTTCAAGCGAAGAAAAATCACGAGGGGCTATCGGCACGACAACAGTCGTTCCCTATTCGCTCAATCAAATTCACGGCTGGATCAATCCTTATTCAGCGCGGCACACGGGCCTGAGTGAAGCTGATGTCAAGGAGATGTTCAAGGCGCTGTGGGAGAGCGTCAATAATGCCAACACACGCACAAAGTCGAACCAGAATTCGCTCCTGCTTTTGCAGGTTGTTTATGCAGAGCCAACCAAGAAACTCTACGGTGTTGATCGCTTCATCAAACTTGAGCCAAAAGAAAAGCGTGATGAGCAGATTCGTAATAGCGATGATTATTCGCTTGATTTCTCACGCTTAAAAGAGGCCGTGAACTCGCCTGTCGTTTCAGCGGTCAATTTCTACACAGAGAAGAAAGAGCTGCGCGATGAGTTGAATAACGCAAGTAAGTTTGTCGAGATGAGCTTATGA
- the cas1b gene encoding type I-B CRISPR-associated endonuclease Cas1b, with protein MARHYYLTRAGRLRRKDNTLCFEPTAEAEPSNGATKKSVIEELFSLNTPQQDAPAEFNAPIDEIADEAEASAPALEPDALVDGMGDLALEPEAVSGDEALAGPVTDASADAPVRVAERRVIPIEDVDALWAFGELELNARLLNFLAQHQVPVHFFNYYGYYSGSFYPREYLNAGFVLVRQVRHYSNRRLRLTIAREFIHSALHNILRNLRYYGARGIPLDAETEGVQAEVLRVDAVKDINELMGCEGRARSCYYQGFSKILRERAEFTRRVKRPPDNPVNALISFTNGLVYAAVLTQIYRTQLNPTISFLHEPGARRFSLALDLAEIFKPILADRMLFKLINNRQINQRDFSQDLNGCYLKESGRKAVLKEWDARLETTIEHRRLHRKVSYERLIRLECYKLVKHLTNVEPYVAFRTWW; from the coding sequence ATGGCTAGACACTATTATTTGACCCGCGCAGGCCGCTTGCGGCGCAAGGACAACACGCTCTGCTTTGAGCCGACGGCTGAAGCGGAACCGTCGAATGGCGCGACCAAGAAAAGCGTCATCGAAGAATTGTTCTCGCTCAACACGCCTCAGCAAGACGCACCCGCCGAGTTCAATGCACCGATAGACGAGATAGCAGATGAAGCGGAGGCTTCAGCCCCGGCGCTTGAGCCGGATGCGCTAGTCGATGGGATGGGCGATCTCGCGCTTGAGCCGGAAGCCGTCTCCGGCGACGAAGCACTGGCTGGGCCAGTGACCGACGCATCGGCAGACGCGCCGGTTCGGGTCGCCGAGCGCCGTGTGATTCCCATCGAAGATGTCGACGCGCTGTGGGCCTTCGGCGAATTGGAATTGAATGCCCGCCTGCTGAACTTCCTGGCGCAGCATCAGGTGCCGGTGCACTTCTTCAACTACTATGGCTACTACTCGGGATCGTTTTACCCGCGCGAGTATTTGAATGCCGGCTTCGTGCTGGTCAGGCAGGTGCGACATTACAGCAATCGAAGGCTACGGCTGACGATTGCCCGCGAGTTCATTCATTCAGCGCTGCACAACATCCTGCGCAACCTGCGCTATTATGGTGCGCGGGGCATCCCGCTGGACGCCGAAACCGAAGGCGTGCAGGCCGAAGTCCTGCGCGTGGATGCGGTAAAGGACATCAATGAACTGATGGGCTGTGAAGGGCGGGCGCGCAGTTGTTACTACCAGGGTTTCTCAAAAATCCTGCGCGAGCGCGCGGAGTTCACCCGGAGGGTGAAGCGCCCGCCGGACAACCCGGTCAACGCGCTGATTTCATTTACAAATGGATTGGTCTATGCGGCGGTGCTGACGCAAATCTACAGGACACAGTTGAATCCGACGATCAGCTTCTTGCATGAGCCTGGCGCGCGCCGCTTCTCGCTGGCGCTCGATCTGGCTGAGATCTTCAAGCCGATACTGGCAGACCGGATGTTGTTTAAGCTGATTAATAATCGTCAGATCAACCAGCGGGATTTTTCTCAGGACTTGAACGGCTGTTACTTGAAAGAATCGGGCCGCAAGGCGGTTCTGAAAGAATGGGACGCGCGGCTGGAGACAACGATCGAACATCGTCGGCTACACCGGAAAGTGAGCTACGAAAGATTAATTCGATTGGAGTGCTATAAGCTGGTCAAGCACCTGACGAATGTCGAGCCTTATGTAGCCTTCCGCACCTGGTGGTAA
- the cas2 gene encoding CRISPR-associated endonuclease Cas2, translating into MYVLLVYDVEVKRVGKVHKFLKRHLNWVQNSVFEGELTESQIEEVRIGLGRLMNQESDSVLIYTAREERWLDKQVIGCERGKTDNLL; encoded by the coding sequence ATGTACGTGCTTTTGGTCTATGATGTTGAGGTGAAACGGGTGGGAAAAGTCCACAAGTTTTTGAAACGACATTTGAACTGGGTACAGAATTCGGTTTTTGAAGGAGAGTTGACCGAGTCACAAATCGAAGAAGTCCGGATCGGGTTAGGCCGTTTGATGAACCAAGAGAGCGATTCGGTGCTGATCTACACGGCGCGCGAGGAACGGTGGTTAGATAAGCAAGTGATCGGCTGCGAACGTGGAAAAACGGATAACCTGCTGTGA
- the cas5 gene encoding CRISPR-associated protein Cas5, translating to MKGFLFDISGNWAHYRKPETNNNPLTHDFITKTALLGLIGAVLGIERKAMAQLFPQFSEDLLYGVCVRTPVKKESWAFTLRYVVDFFQKAPKQMEFLKNSRNRVALALRNERSAKYFDAYQIAIQAQEARFTPILGLHNCPAELSFIAAGEFHAGNGEFVTQSFITEHHQLKTDKLITTSAFAKGFRLGVERVPTFQNDDFWNPPEKYVRVIYPSEGKELIASGDYFQFSDESQWVLI from the coding sequence ATGAAGGGCTTTCTATTCGACATCAGCGGGAATTGGGCACACTACCGCAAGCCTGAAACCAATAACAATCCGCTTACACATGATTTCATCACGAAGACGGCTTTGCTTGGTTTGATAGGTGCGGTGCTGGGAATCGAGCGGAAAGCGATGGCGCAACTCTTTCCGCAGTTTTCCGAAGATTTGCTTTACGGAGTTTGTGTCAGAACCCCCGTGAAGAAAGAATCCTGGGCCTTTACATTGCGTTACGTTGTGGACTTCTTTCAAAAGGCTCCGAAGCAAATGGAGTTTCTGAAGAACTCAAGAAACCGGGTGGCTCTGGCGTTGAGGAACGAGCGTTCCGCTAAGTATTTCGACGCTTACCAGATAGCCATTCAAGCGCAAGAAGCGCGGTTCACGCCCATCTTGGGTTTGCACAACTGCCCTGCTGAGTTGAGCTTTATTGCGGCTGGCGAATTCCATGCAGGTAATGGCGAGTTTGTTACGCAGTCGTTTATTACGGAGCATCATCAACTGAAAACTGACAAACTCATTACTACATCAGCTTTCGCAAAAGGGTTTCGGCTTGGCGTGGAGCGGGTCCCTACATTTCAAAATGACGACTTCTGGAATCCCCCCGAAAAGTATGTGCGGGTGATTTATCCCTCCGAAGGCAAAGAACTGATTGCCAGCGGTGATTATTTTCAATTCAGCGATGAAAGCCAATGGGTGCTGATCTAA
- the cas4 gene encoding CRISPR-associated protein Cas4, protein MKELPQFTGTEVGYYFICHKKLWWFAHGVHMEHEHDRVHLGRLVHEDAYARRKKELDIDGKIVLDWREDGCIHEVKLTDKMEEAHEMQLLYYLYYLKLKGVEGLSGQIDYPKLRQTKTVELTAEKQQRLEETLKEMQRIVALRRAPGVEWMKICRSCSYAELCWG, encoded by the coding sequence ATGAAAGAACTACCTCAATTCACCGGCACCGAAGTCGGCTACTACTTCATCTGCCACAAGAAGCTCTGGTGGTTCGCGCACGGCGTCCACATGGAGCACGAGCATGACCGCGTCCACCTCGGCCGCCTGGTTCACGAAGACGCCTATGCACGGCGCAAAAAGGAACTCGACATCGACGGCAAGATCGTCCTCGATTGGCGCGAGGACGGCTGCATCCACGAGGTCAAGCTCACCGACAAAATGGAAGAAGCCCACGAGATGCAGCTCCTCTATTACCTCTATTACCTCAAGCTCAAAGGCGTTGAGGGCCTCAGCGGGCAGATTGATTACCCGAAGCTGCGGCAGACGAAAACCGTTGAGCTGACCGCAGAGAAACAACAGCGCCTTGAAGAGACGCTCAAGGAGATGCAGCGCATCGTCGCGCTGCGGCGCGCCCCCGGAGTCGAGTGGATGAAGATTTGCCGGTCTTGTAGCTACGCCGAACTTTGCTGGGGGTGA
- the cas6 gene encoding CRISPR-associated endoribonuclease Cas6, translating to MRVKLTLLATKRNAVLPLNYNHAVAGLIYRTIGNASEAFATALHDEGFEADRRRFKLFTFSRLFVKRRRVVGDRMVLESPEVSVQVSSPVDEFIEHFVSGLFHSERFHIANTEFTLAEAETIAPPEFSGRMSFRALAPITESVRDEQNRVRYLNLEDDWSGVIARNLARKYEALNGHAPVYEGLHWEWDRVYIAEATKRNRRPSVLIELSEGTKVRGWLAPFTIESSKELIELGYETGFGSRNSMGFGMVEKK from the coding sequence ATGCGAGTCAAGCTAACCTTGCTGGCAACAAAACGAAACGCCGTATTGCCGTTGAACTACAACCACGCGGTGGCAGGATTGATCTACCGCACGATCGGCAATGCTTCGGAAGCATTTGCCACCGCGCTGCACGATGAAGGCTTTGAAGCCGACCGCCGGCGTTTCAAGCTGTTCACCTTCTCGCGATTGTTTGTGAAGCGCCGCCGGGTGGTTGGCGACCGGATGGTGCTGGAGTCGCCTGAGGTATCGGTACAGGTCAGTTCGCCAGTCGACGAGTTCATCGAGCATTTTGTCTCGGGCCTGTTCCACAGCGAGCGGTTTCATATTGCGAACACTGAATTCACGCTTGCGGAGGCTGAAACGATAGCGCCGCCGGAGTTCAGCGGGCGGATGAGCTTTCGGGCGCTCGCGCCAATTACGGAGTCAGTGCGCGATGAACAGAACCGCGTGCGCTATTTGAATCTGGAAGATGACTGGTCGGGAGTGATCGCGCGCAACCTGGCGCGCAAGTACGAGGCGTTAAACGGTCATGCTCCGGTGTATGAAGGCTTGCATTGGGAGTGGGACAGGGTGTATATAGCAGAGGCTACAAAGCGCAACCGGCGACCCTCGGTATTAATCGAGCTGAGCGAAGGAACTAAAGTCCGCGGCTGGCTGGCTCCATTCACGATAGAAAGCAGCAAGGAACTGATCGAGTTAGGCTACGAGACCGGCTTCGGCTCCCGCAACTCCATGGGCTTCGGGATGGTAGAAAAGAAATAA